A stretch of DNA from Clostridium sp. JN-9:
ACCATCATCACTTATAATTCTTTCAAGATCCTCTTTGCGAAGCATGTTGAATAGTTTTGAAGTCTCAAGATTTTTAACCCTTTCTTCTAATGGCGTTTTACAGTTATGTCCTCTTATGCATTTACTCTTGTAAACACAGTTACTGCAGTCCTCACAAGTATAGATTGTTTTTTCACTTATATAGCCAGTCTTACTTTTCCTTTTTACTATTTTATTTACTGTTAGTTTCTTATTATTTTTGCAAGTATAATAATCGCCCAATTCAGTATAATCCATGTTTTCTATTCTGCTTATATCATGTTTATATTTTCTTGTTTTTGATATTTCATAATTTGCTGGTTTAATATATGATAGCTGTCCATTTTCTTTGATATAAAGATAATTTTCTTCACTCTCGTAACCTGAATCCGCATCAATTTTAAAATACTTAAAGTACAAGGAATTCTCCATGCTTTTTATAAATGGAATCAATGTTGTTGTGTCCCCAGGCTTATCGCAAACAGTAACCCATACTATATATTGGGAATCTACTCCATTCTGAACATTGTAACCTGGTTTTAACTGACCATTTTTCATAGCATCCTCTTTCATCCTCATAAAGGTTGCATCTTTATCTGTCTTGGAATAGCTATTACGTTTACCGCAGGTATGGATTTTCTGTGTATATTCTTTTAACTTTCTAAGGTATTCCTCAAGTTTTTCAATAGAACGTTGAATAGGAGTTTTCCTTTTACCACATCCATGTACAAATTCAATATTTTCTTCCTTTTTCAAGGCGTAAAGCTTTTTGCGTAGCTTTTTTACATGTTTCATTTTTACTTTGTTTTCGTATACAAGCTTTATTCCATACAATTCCTCACATTCGGCTACAAAATCAGCTAATTTAGAAAGTAATCTCTCCAGGTTTTTTGAAACTGCTTTTTTCCAGACGAAAGTATACTTGTTAGCACATGCCTCTATCTTTGTACCATCAATAAATATAGTATCTCCTGATATTTCTCCAATCTCATAAAGAAAATTTGACATTTCAGCCATTATTGTTTCTGAGCACGGGGCAAAATGAATACTACGAAATCTTGCAAAAGTAGAATGATCTGGTGCTGGTGAACCTTCTAAAAGGTACATGAAATTTACATCTCTTTTGCAGGATAGCTCCATTGCTCTTGATGAATAATTATGATTCATATAGGAGTAAAGTACAATCTTCAGCATCTGACGTGGCGTAGCCTGATTTTCCCTTATTCGGGAATAAGTCGAATATAAATCTGTTAAATCCATCTCCTCTACAAATTGACTTAGCAAACGCACTGAATCATTATTGGGAATCATGTACTCAATATTTAATGGAAGTTTTAATTGATAATTTCCACGATATAAAGTATAATTTTTGTGTGAATTAATGTATTTTCTCATATGTTAATTTTACTATAAATCTTTCACTCTTTCGAGTGGAAGATTTATTTTTATGTAAAAAAGCTGCCGCACCAATTATTTTAGTGCAACAGCCCCTTTATATTCGTATGGACTTTTATTAGATTCAGATAAAATTACTGAATTTGAATATCCATTGTTATTTAAAATTGTCTGCAGTCTTTTTCCAACGATTTTCATAGCGCACCATTCTAATTGGAAATGTCCTGCGTCAATAACTGAAACGCCTTGCTCAAGGCAGTCGCTTAAATGGTGGTGAGTGGTGTCTCCAGTTATAATGCAGTCTGCATGAAGATCAATGGCATTTTGAAAGAAATCCTCACCACTGCCATTAATAACTGCTATTCTATTTACATTGTTATCTAAATTTCCGGAATACTTTATTATTTCAATATCAAGTGCCTTTTTAACTCTATCACATAAGCTTCCTAGCGTAACAGGATTTTGTAATTCAGCAATTCTGCCTATACCGCCTTTTGCCTTATCTGAAGATGAAGGCTTAATTATAGTGTAATTGTCAAAGCCTAAAATCTCCATGGAAATGTCATTTAAGCCGCCATTAACACTGTCTAAGTTAGTGTGGCATGCAAATATATTTATGCAGTTACTTAATGCTTTCATTACTTTCTTACCAACCAGGCTGCTGTTTGTAATAGATTTTGGCTTATTAAACAATAGGGGATGATGGTTTATTATAAGATTACATTTTTTATTAACAGCCTCATCAATTACATCTAATGTGCAGTCCAATGACACTAAAATAGAAGTAACTTCACTGCTGCTGTCTCCAACCATTAATCCCACATTATCATAACTTTCCTTTAAAGCTTCAGGAGCAATAGATTCAAATAAATTTTCAATATCCTTAACTTTTAAAGACATACCTTCATCTCCTTTAGCCTTCTTATTTTGTCAGAAACCTGACTTTTCCTTTTTACAGCCCAGTCTGACTCCTCTTTTATATGATTAAATATCTGCTTATATTTATTTATTTTATAATCAATATACTGTGCCATTAAAGGATGCTTTTTATCAATTAAGGTTTTACTGATTTCATAATAAATAGGATCTATTTTTTCTTTTTTAAAAGTTTTATCCCACTTTATTTTTATTATCTCATAAAATATATTTTCGTCAATACATAATTCTTCATCTAATATGGTATATCCTTTTTTATATATAAATTCTCTAAGCACCTCAGGGTTTTGCACTGGCTGAAGTATTATAAAATCCGCAGCTGAAACTATATTTTCTCCTTCAGCTATTATGTCTCTGATTAAATTGCCTCCCATACCTGCAATTATAATGCCATCACATTCAAATGGTTTTATGGTTGAAAGTCCGCTTCCAAGTCTGCAGTCTATTATGTTATCCATTTTATTAATGCTTATATTAAGCCTGGCCTTATTAATTGGTCCCTTGTTTATATCTGATGCTATTGCTTTGTCACATACTTTATTTTTAACTAGATATATGGGTAGATAGCCATGATCAGTTCCTATATCAGCTATGCAGCAGCATTTTTCAGTCATTGAAGCAATTTTTTTTAGTCTGTTACTTATTTCCATGAAAATATTTCTCCTTAATTTTATCTTTATCTAAAAGCAGCCAATGTTTTAAATTGCATAAATAAAAATATTGAGGAAATAAAAAGAACTATATAAATAAATTTATATGATGATTTTTTATCATACTTTGCATAAAAATATGAAGCATAATACATAAAGAACAGCAAAGCCATATTTAATACTCCATACATCATCTGCTTAAATGCAAATTGTTTTCCATTTCCATTTTTTAAGGGCATAAAATTAGCATCAAAATTCAGCGGCATTATTGAGGGAAGTTTATTTGTTAAATATAATATGAATGGATTTATAGTTAGAACTACAATTACTATAGTAGCCAGAATAAATGGAATTATAAACTTTTTATCCTTATGCAGATTGTAATTTTTATTTCTTGAATATTTCCAGTTAGTAAATGATATATTTAAGCTACTTAATTTTCTTTCAAATTCATCATAATTTTCTGGAGAAATTCCATAGCTTATATCATCAGTTTTCAAATAAAATATATTTTTATTTGAAGTTGCATACATAGATGATAAGCCTATTTTATCAACAATTGATTTACACAATGCAAAGGTATTTTTTCCATATCCATATATTTTTACCCCTCTTATACTTCCGCTGCTTTTGTTGTATCCCTGTATGCTTTCAGTTGGAATTACTATTTTCTTTAAACCCCACACTGCAGTAATTTTGATATTTTTATCATCAATTGTGTAATTTAGTGTCTGAGATAAAAAAATATAATATAATTGATATATGTTAATTATTACAAATGCAGCTTTCAGAAATGTATCCAATTCATATGAATTTGTAATTTTAATAATTACTATAAAAAGAGCATTATATAGCAAAGTAACCATAATTAAATACAATAAACTATTTCCTTTTAATGCTTTATATCTTTCCACATCATCACCACCCTTTTTATAATATTATAACATATGAAAATGTATTAAAGCACCCATTTCTTGGGTGCTCATTTTTAATCCAGGTAATCCTTCAGCTTTTTGCTCCTAGATGGGTGTCTAAGCTTTCTCAGTGCTTTGGCCTCAATCTGTCTGATTCTTTCTCTTGTAACGTTAAATTCCTTACCTACTTCTTCAAGGGTTCTTGCCCTTCCATCATCCAATCCAAATCTTAATCTTAAAACTTTTTCTTCTCTTGGTGTCAATGTATCCAGTACATTTATAAGCTGTTCTTTCAGCATTGTAAATGCAGCTGCCTCTGCTGGTGCAGGTGCTTCATCATCTGGTATGAAATCTCCAAGATGGCTATCTTCTTCTTCACCAATAGGTGTTTCTAATGATACTGGCTCCTGAGCAATTTTAGTTATCTCTCTAACCTTATCCACCGGCATATCCATTTGCTTTGCTATTTCTTCAGGCAGAGGTTCTCTGCCAAGTTCCTGAAGAAGCTGCCTTGAAACTCTTATTAATTTGTTAATGGTTTCAACCATATGAACAGGTATCCTGATAGTTCTTGCCTGGTCTGCTATAGCTCTTGTAATTGCCTGCCTTATCCACCATGTTGCATAAGTGCTGAACTTAAAGCCTTTTCTATAGTCAAATTTTTCAACTGCTTTAATTAATCCAAGATTTCCTTCCTGTATTAAATCCAGGAACAGCATTCCTCTTCCAACATATCTTTTTGCTATACTCACAACTAATCTTAAGTTAGCCTCAGCAAGTTTTTTCTTTGCTGACTGATCTCCATTTTCTATCCTATGTGCTAAATCTATTTCCTCGTCAGGTGTAAGCAGAGGCACTTTACCAATTTCTTTCAGGTACATTCTTACGGGGTCATCTATTGAGATACCCTCAGGTACTGACAAATCCAGTTCTTCCTCATGTACTTCAATATCATGCATATCTCCTACAATTTCAATTCCCATGGATTCAAGAACTTCATAAATTTTTTCTATTTGTTCAGGGCTTAAATCTATTTCATCAAGTTCATCCATTATCTCTTTATATGTGAGGGAATTGTTTTTCTTTCCCTTTTCAATTAGTTTTTTAACTATCTGCATTTTTGCATTCTTATCCTTCATGTCTATGCCTCCTTTCATTTTATACGATCCCACCTAATTTCTTTTGTATTTCTTGAAGCTGTTCAGAAAATTTAATGCATTCTTCAAATCTTCCTTCATTTTCATATAACTTAATTTTGTTCATAATTTCTTTTTTCGACTCCTCTAACTTGAATTTTCTGATTTCTCTTATAAAGTCATCTGAAAGTCTTTGCCAGTCACTTTCATCATATATTAACTGAGTTTCACAAATTATAACCCATTCCTTTGAACTTTCAACATCATCACAATTTATTTCTATGAATTTAATTAATTCCTCATGTGATCTTTCAATATTATTTTTCATTAATATATAAATTTTTTTGTGACTTTCAATAATCAATTCACTTTCATCAAAATTATTTACTATATATTCAAATGCTTCTGCATTATTTAACATTATATTTAATAAACCTCTTTCAGCCTTTAAATATGGAGGCTCTAAATATAATTTTGAACCAAAATCATTTTCAATATTCAATTGTTCATCATTTTTAGGTTTTTTTTGCAATTTTTCATTCATAATGTCGTATAAAGCCTGAGTTTTAATGTTGGTTTCCTCTGACAGCTTCTTTATGTAAAAGTCTTTTTCTATGCTGTCTAATTCAGCAATGATTTCAACTGCATTTTCTGCATATTTTACGATCCCGTGTCCTTTCTCAATATTAATGCCCTGTTTAGCATTTTTTAATCTGTAATCTATTAAAGGAAGGGCTTCGTCTATTAATTTTAAAAATGCTTCTCTGCCATTGTTACGTATAAACTCATCTGGATCTTTTCCTTTTGGAACAGTTAATACAAATATCTCAAAACCAACCTTTTTTAATATATTAAGCCCTCTGAGAGTTGCACTTTGCCCTGCTGTATCAGCATCGTAAGAAATAATAACTTTATCTGCAAATCTCTTTAGTAATTTAGCCTGATTTAAGGTTAGTGCCGTACCCAAAGATGCCACTGTATTAGTAATTCCAAACTGATGAAGAGAAATACAGTCCATATAACCTTCCACCATGATAAAAGATCTGCTGTTATTGTTTTTTATTGCAAAATTTAAGCCATATAGATTAGTTCCTTTTATAAAAAGAGGAGTTTCTGGGGAATTTAAATATTTTGGCTTTGAGTCATCAAGTA
This window harbors:
- a CDS encoding PH domain-containing protein, with amino-acid sequence MERYKALKGNSLLYLIMVTLLYNALFIVIIKITNSYELDTFLKAAFVIINIYQLYYIFLSQTLNYTIDDKNIKITAVWGLKKIVIPTESIQGYNKSSGSIRGVKIYGYGKNTFALCKSIVDKIGLSSMYATSNKNIFYLKTDDISYGISPENYDEFERKLSSLNISFTNWKYSRNKNYNLHKDKKFIIPFILATIVIVVLTINPFILYLTNKLPSIMPLNFDANFMPLKNGNGKQFAFKQMMYGVLNMALLFFMYYASYFYAKYDKKSSYKFIYIVLFISSIFLFMQFKTLAAFR
- the dnaG gene encoding DNA primase, with protein sequence MFFIIIKIFIQGGSILLLSEEFIQKVKEENDIVDIISEKVKLKRTGRNYMGLCPFHHEKTPSFSVSQDKQIYKCFGCGEAGNVITFIMKINNITFPEAVKTLADKANIDFEENDNNKNSKKAGIKEKLYAINVEAARYFLKNLQNNNKASDYFSKRGITLKTMRSFGLGYSLDSWNALLNYMKTKGYSELDLLNAGLIIKNQRGGYYDRFRNRVMFPVFDYRGKVIGFGGRVLDDSKPKYLNSPETPLFIKGTNLYGLNFAIKNNNSRSFIMVEGYMDCISLHQFGITNTVASLGTALTLNQAKLLKRFADKVIISYDADTAGQSATLRGLNILKKVGFEIFVLTVPKGKDPDEFIRNNGREAFLKLIDEALPLIDYRLKNAKQGINIEKGHGIVKYAENAVEIIAELDSIEKDFYIKKLSEETNIKTQALYDIMNEKLQKKPKNDEQLNIENDFGSKLYLEPPYLKAERGLLNIMLNNAEAFEYIVNNFDESELIIESHKKIYILMKNNIERSHEELIKFIEINCDDVESSKEWVIICETQLIYDESDWQRLSDDFIREIRKFKLEESKKEIMNKIKLYENEGRFEECIKFSEQLQEIQKKLGGIV
- a CDS encoding IS1182 family transposase translates to MRKYINSHKNYTLYRGNYQLKLPLNIEYMIPNNDSVRLLSQFVEEMDLTDLYSTYSRIRENQATPRQMLKIVLYSYMNHNYSSRAMELSCKRDVNFMYLLEGSPAPDHSTFARFRSIHFAPCSETIMAEMSNFLYEIGEISGDTIFIDGTKIEACANKYTFVWKKAVSKNLERLLSKLADFVAECEELYGIKLVYENKVKMKHVKKLRKKLYALKKEENIEFVHGCGKRKTPIQRSIEKLEEYLRKLKEYTQKIHTCGKRNSYSKTDKDATFMRMKEDAMKNGQLKPGYNVQNGVDSQYIVWVTVCDKPGDTTTLIPFIKSMENSLYFKYFKIDADSGYESEENYLYIKENGQLSYIKPANYEISKTRKYKHDISRIENMDYTELGDYYTCKNNKKLTVNKIVKRKSKTGYISEKTIYTCEDCSNCVYKSKCIRGHNCKTPLEERVKNLETSKLFNMLRKEDLERIISDDGCELRMNRSIQAEGSFGEIKQDMGFRRYLCKGKKNVLAESILLAMAHNINKLHNKIQLDRTETHLFPLKKGA
- a CDS encoding Nif3-like dinuclear metal center hexameric protein, which gives rise to MSLKVKDIENLFESIAPEALKESYDNVGLMVGDSSSEVTSILVSLDCTLDVIDEAVNKKCNLIINHHPLLFNKPKSITNSSLVGKKVMKALSNCINIFACHTNLDSVNGGLNDISMEILGFDNYTIIKPSSSDKAKGGIGRIAELQNPVTLGSLCDRVKKALDIEIIKYSGNLDNNVNRIAVINGSGEDFFQNAIDLHADCIITGDTTHHHLSDCLEQGVSVIDAGHFQLEWCAMKIVGKRLQTILNNNGYSNSVILSESNKSPYEYKGAVALK
- a CDS encoding class I SAM-dependent methyltransferase codes for the protein MEISNRLKKIASMTEKCCCIADIGTDHGYLPIYLVKNKVCDKAIASDINKGPINKARLNISINKMDNIIDCRLGSGLSTIKPFECDGIIIAGMGGNLIRDIIAEGENIVSAADFIILQPVQNPEVLREFIYKKGYTILDEELCIDENIFYEIIKIKWDKTFKKEKIDPIYYEISKTLIDKKHPLMAQYIDYKINKYKQIFNHIKEESDWAVKRKSQVSDKIRRLKEMKVCL
- the rpoD gene encoding RNA polymerase sigma factor RpoD, whose amino-acid sequence is MKDKNAKMQIVKKLIEKGKKNNSLTYKEIMDELDEIDLSPEQIEKIYEVLESMGIEIVGDMHDIEVHEEELDLSVPEGISIDDPVRMYLKEIGKVPLLTPDEEIDLAHRIENGDQSAKKKLAEANLRLVVSIAKRYVGRGMLFLDLIQEGNLGLIKAVEKFDYRKGFKFSTYATWWIRQAITRAIADQARTIRIPVHMVETINKLIRVSRQLLQELGREPLPEEIAKQMDMPVDKVREITKIAQEPVSLETPIGEEEDSHLGDFIPDDEAPAPAEAAAFTMLKEQLINVLDTLTPREEKVLRLRFGLDDGRARTLEEVGKEFNVTRERIRQIEAKALRKLRHPSRSKKLKDYLD